ATGAGCTTTGCGAAGATATGGATGTAAGCAGAGAAGATATTGTCAGTCAGTTGAAAGCTGCAGGTTTTGAATATAGTGCGGAACATAATAAGTTCTGGTGATTTTCAGTCAACTTCGGCTTGTATATAAAGAGTTAACAGCGCCTCCATGGTCTTGAAAAAGATTATGGAGGCGTTTTTTTATTCCTTGTATGCCAATGTCATATTTCCTCTTTTCTATTAATAAATGTAAAATCGGCTCTTGTGCATTTAACTTCGTTCCTTTTCGGCGTTCTAATAACCAAAGCTCAGAAATAATAGATGATAAACGAAGATAAAATCCGAAAAGCTTGTTCCTCAGATCGCGAGCGGGGATTCAGGTTGCTGGTGGACAGTTTTCAGGAACCGATATATAATTATATCCGGAGAATGGTAGTGTCTCACGAAGATGCGGAAGATGTGCTGCAAGAAGTCTTCATTCGTGTATTCCGCCATTTGGATCAGTTCCGGAATGAAAGTTCGCTGAGTACATGGATCTACAGAATTGCAACGAATGAGTGTCTTCGGTTATTGAATAGTCGTAAAGAAGAAGTAATATCAGCGGAAGATGTTCAGGAAGAACTGATGAGTAAACTGAAAGCTTCTGACTATGTCGACTACGAAGATGAACTGGCTGTAAAGTTTCAGGAAGCTATATTGACTTTGCCGGAAAAGCAGCGGATCGTTTTCAACTTGCGCTATTACGATGAACTGGAATATGAAGATATCGCCCGTGTTCTGGATAGTAAGGTTGAGACACTGAAAGTGAATTATCACTATGCGAAAGATAAGATAAAGGAATATATATTAAACAGGTAACATCATGGATAAGGATTTTGATTTTGACAATATTGGTAAGCGGACACCTTATCGCACTCCCGATAACTTTTTTGAGGAGACACAGCGTAAGATATTGGAACGTACGGTTGACGAGCAACGCAAGAAGCGTCGGCTGAAAAGGATTATTCCTACTGTGATTGCTGTAGCAGCAGTATTGGCCGGGATTTTGTTTACGCCGTCTCTCCGCTATATGAATACCGACACACCATCTGCTTCAAATATATTGGCTGTCGATAAAAATAATGTAACAACAGATCCGGTAGATAAATGGATTAAGGAATTGTCAGATGAGGAGTTGGAAGAGCTCGTCAGCTTCTCTGAAAACGATATATTTTTAAACTGAATAACTCAATTAATTATTAAAACGTAAAGATTATGAAGACTAAGTTTATTTATGTAGTGTTGATGGCTTTATTTTTGGGAAGCCAGATGACCCTTTCTGCACAGAATGAAGAAAACAAAGAAAGAAAACAGCGTCCTACACCGGAGCAGATGATGCAGATGCAGACCAATCAGATGGTGAGAGCGCTCATGCTGGATGATGCAACGGCAGCCAAGTTTACTCCGATATACGAGAAGTATCTGAAAGAACTTCGTGAGTGTCGTATGATGAACTTCAAACCCAGAGCGAGAAAAGATGCAGCTCAAGGTACGGAAGCCAATACTGCCAAAGAAACTCCAAAACCGGTTATGACAGATGCGGAAATCGCTAAAATGTTGAAAGATCAGTTTGCGCAGAGTCGTAAGATGCTGGACATCCGTGAGAAGTATTATAATGAGTTCAGCAAGATTCTGTCTCAAAAGCAGATCATGAAGATTTATCAGCAGGAAAAGAGCAATATGAATAAATTCAGAAAAGAGTTTGACCGTAGAAAAGGACAGAAACCGGGACAAGGTCACAAACCCGGACAAGACCGCCAGAGACAAAGACAGCATACCCCTCATCAAACTCAAAAGTAGATAATGGATTAGGTATTATTTATTATAGTGTTTTATTTTACTAAAGTCAACACAAATTGGGCATAGGCAGATATATCTATTCTTTTCAGTATCGTTTGATTATTCATTGTGTCTTGTTACTGATAAGTTTTGGCAGCCTATGCACAGTCCGGCAAAGAGAGCTTTGCCGGACGTGTAGTTGATGCTGACTCATGATACATGGTATTCTGCGTCTGAATCTGCTGGAAGGATAAAGCTGATTAAATATTTATCAGTCTGAAACCTCTGCGGGGTATTAATTGTTGTATCCATGCGAAAACAATGAAAACTTTGCTGAATGGAGTTTCGACTGATTAAAAAATTAAAGGACAGAGGACGTTGGCGTATCTTCAAACTCAAATTGATTGATGCGCGGCTTTACTTTGTCAGTATCTTTGTCGGGTTACTGACGGGGCTTATTGCTGTGCCTTATCATTACCTGCTTCAGTTCTTCTTCAATCTTCGCCATGACTTCTTTGATTCTCATCCTAAATGGTATTGGTACCTTCCTCTTTTTCTGTTAATGTGGGGGATTCTTATATTTGTCTCCTGGCTGGTGAAAAAGATGCCGTTGATCACAGGAGGAGGTATTCCACAAACACGTGGAGTTATCAATGGAAGAGTTGCGTATAAACATCCTTTCATTGAGGTGATTGCCAAATTTGTGGGAGGAATACTTGCGCTAAGCACCGGTTTGTCTTTGGGACGTGAAGGACCTTCGGTGCAGATCGGTTCGTATGTAGGATGTCTGGTTTCTAAAT
This sequence is a window from Bacteroides thetaiotaomicron VPI-5482. Protein-coding genes within it:
- a CDS encoding RNA polymerase sigma factor, encoding MINEDKIRKACSSDRERGFRLLVDSFQEPIYNYIRRMVVSHEDAEDVLQEVFIRVFRHLDQFRNESSLSTWIYRIATNECLRLLNSRKEEVISAEDVQEELMSKLKASDYVDYEDELAVKFQEAILTLPEKQRIVFNLRYYDELEYEDIARVLDSKVETLKVNYHYAKDKIKEYILNR
- a CDS encoding DUF4250 domain-containing protein; protein product: MELPKDPMVLFSVINMKLRDCYSSLDELCEDMDVSREDIVSQLKAAGFEYSAEHNKFW